The following proteins are encoded in a genomic region of Dyadobacter sp. UC 10:
- a CDS encoding NADH-quinone oxidoreductase subunit NuoE family protein, with protein MTETPNLVAFTPERLEKVKEIIARYPEGRQKSALLPVLHVAQEQWGWLSSEVMDYVAGILSIEPVEVYEVATFYTMYHLDPVGKHVIEYCRTGPCCLMGGEDVYGYLKQKLGVEAGQTTADGLFTLKEVECLAACGWGPVFQIREQFYMNLTNDKVDQIIEDLSK; from the coding sequence ATGACCGAAACACCCAATCTCGTAGCCTTTACACCCGAGCGGCTTGAGAAAGTAAAAGAAATCATTGCACGTTACCCGGAAGGCCGCCAGAAATCGGCCCTTTTACCTGTTTTGCATGTAGCGCAGGAACAATGGGGCTGGTTGAGCAGCGAGGTAATGGATTATGTAGCCGGCATTTTGAGCATTGAGCCTGTTGAAGTATATGAAGTTGCTACATTCTATACCATGTACCACCTCGATCCGGTTGGCAAGCATGTGATCGAATATTGCAGGACAGGCCCTTGCTGTTTAATGGGCGGCGAGGATGTTTACGGATATTTGAAACAGAAACTGGGTGTGGAAGCAGGACAAACTACTGCTGACGGACTTTTTACATTAAAAGAAGTGGAATGTCTGGCAGCTTGTGGCTGGGGACCCGTTTTTCAGATCCGTGAGCAGTTTTATATGAACCTTACCAATGATAAGGTTGACCAAATAATTGAAGATCTAAGCAAATAG
- a CDS encoding 2Fe-2S iron-sulfur cluster-binding protein, producing MEDIKSQLIKITFDGIEVEVEPGTTIMQAARKIAEADESQAALVPPAMCYYKPLNSSGGKCRACLVKVAQGSAKDPRPMPKLVPSCITQVQEGMVVENTINQGVLDTRKSIVEFLLINHPLDCPICDQAGECHLQDFAFEHGSVKTRYEEERRTFDKIDIGPHVQLHMTRCILCYRCVYTADQITNKRVHGVMNRGDASEISTYIEKAIDNDFSGNVIDVCPVGALTDKTFRFKQRVWFTKPEDAHRDCDKCCGKVTLWYRGDEVLRVTARKNTWGEVNDFICNTCRFEKKKTIDWVLEGPTKVKRSSVISANKYRADLVKKPDFALKLAASQFKPIDDSRAYETDEETIRQQSIENNDKANHRSLLAKNN from the coding sequence ATGGAAGATATAAAATCCCAATTGATAAAAATTACCTTCGACGGCATTGAGGTCGAGGTGGAACCTGGCACTACTATCATGCAGGCGGCGCGAAAAATTGCGGAAGCCGATGAAAGTCAGGCTGCGCTTGTTCCGCCGGCAATGTGCTACTATAAGCCCCTTAATTCTTCTGGTGGAAAATGCCGCGCTTGTCTGGTGAAGGTGGCGCAGGGATCTGCCAAAGATCCGCGGCCCATGCCGAAACTCGTTCCTTCGTGTATTACGCAGGTTCAGGAAGGAATGGTGGTGGAAAATACGATCAACCAGGGTGTACTGGATACCCGCAAAAGCATTGTTGAATTTTTGCTGATCAACCATCCGCTCGACTGTCCGATATGTGACCAGGCGGGAGAGTGCCATTTGCAGGATTTTGCATTTGAGCATGGTTCTGTGAAAACGAGGTATGAGGAAGAGAGAAGGACTTTTGATAAAATAGATATTGGCCCGCACGTGCAGCTGCACATGACGCGCTGCATTCTTTGCTACCGCTGCGTTTACACGGCTGACCAGATTACCAATAAACGTGTACACGGTGTAATGAACCGTGGAGATGCTTCTGAGATCAGTACTTACATTGAAAAAGCGATCGATAACGATTTTTCAGGTAATGTGATCGACGTTTGCCCGGTAGGTGCATTAACGGACAAAACCTTCCGTTTCAAGCAAAGGGTATGGTTTACCAAACCAGAGGATGCGCACCGGGATTGTGATAAGTGCTGTGGAAAAGTGACATTGTGGTACCGGGGCGATGAAGTGCTCCGTGTGACTGCCCGCAAGAATACCTGGGGGGAAGTCAATGATTTCATTTGCAATACATGCCGTTTCGAAAAGAAAAAAACCATCGATTGGGTACTGGAAGGTCCTACCAAAGTGAAACGCAGCTCAGTAATCTCAGCCAACAAATACCGCGCTGATCTTGTTAAAAAGCCTGATTTTGCATTGAAACTGGCGGCATCACAATTCAAGCCGATCGATGATTCCCGTGCTTATGAGACTGACGAAGAAACGATCCGTCAACAAAGCATTGAAAATAACGACAAAGCGAACCACCGTTCGTTATTGGCGAAAAACAACTAA
- the nuoH gene encoding NADH-quinone oxidoreductase subunit NuoH: MDLTEFLVKTATIFVVFVLTLVIAMYSTWAERKVAGFIQDRMGPNRAGWGGLLQPLADAGKMFFKEDFIPALANKWLFIAGPSLAMLTALLASAVIPFGSTFRINGHEVVLQGVESNIGILYVFGVVALGVYGIMVGGWASNNKFSLLGAIRAASQNISYEVAMGLSLIAILMMSSSLSLGEIVAQQHGMNWNIFYQPLGFLIFITCSFAECNRVPFDLPECETELVGGYHTEYGSMKLGFYLFAEYINMFVSSAIISVLYFGGYNYPGMDWVYSQLTSALGSETGHNIATLIGTAVFFGKALFFIFFYMWVRWTIPRFRYDQLMNLGWKKLIPLAIFNIIITGAAVLFLKPVITAWLN, translated from the coding sequence ATGGATTTAACCGAATTTCTAGTTAAGACCGCAACGATATTCGTTGTTTTCGTGCTCACCCTTGTCATTGCGATGTACTCGACCTGGGCGGAACGAAAGGTAGCAGGTTTTATTCAGGACCGTATGGGACCTAACCGCGCTGGCTGGGGAGGCTTATTACAACCTCTTGCTGATGCCGGTAAAATGTTTTTCAAAGAGGATTTTATTCCTGCTTTGGCTAATAAATGGCTTTTTATTGCCGGGCCTAGTCTTGCAATGCTTACAGCTCTGCTCGCCAGTGCGGTGATACCTTTTGGAAGTACTTTCCGTATTAACGGACACGAAGTTGTATTACAAGGCGTAGAATCCAATATCGGTATTCTGTACGTTTTTGGCGTGGTCGCTCTCGGCGTTTACGGAATTATGGTCGGCGGCTGGGCTTCCAATAACAAGTTCTCACTTTTAGGCGCAATTCGCGCAGCGTCTCAGAACATCAGCTACGAAGTCGCAATGGGACTTTCACTCATTGCGATATTGATGATGAGCAGTTCCCTTTCACTAGGAGAAATTGTAGCGCAGCAACATGGAATGAACTGGAATATCTTTTACCAGCCGCTCGGATTTTTGATTTTCATCACCTGCTCATTTGCAGAATGTAACCGCGTTCCTTTTGACCTACCTGAATGCGAAACTGAGCTTGTAGGAGGGTATCACACCGAATATGGAAGTATGAAGCTGGGTTTTTATCTGTTTGCTGAATATATCAATATGTTTGTTTCCTCGGCGATTATCTCAGTGCTGTACTTCGGTGGTTATAACTATCCCGGAATGGACTGGGTTTATAGCCAGCTCACCAGCGCATTGGGCTCAGAGACCGGACATAACATTGCTACATTGATCGGAACTGCGGTCTTCTTCGGAAAGGCGTTGTTCTTCATATTCTTTTACATGTGGGTACGCTGGACAATCCCCCGTTTCCGTTATGACCAATTGATGAACCTGGGCTGGAAAAAATTGATCCCTCTGGCCATTTTCAACATTATCATCACAGGCGCTGCTGTGCTATTTCTTAAGCCGGTGATTACTGCCTGGTTGAATTAA
- a CDS encoding NuoI/complex I 23 kDa subunit family protein: protein MQLTNRSKQVSNKEMTLMERAYIPAIATGLAITIKHFFAKKVTIEYPEVKRYLGPVFRGRHILKRDEDGRERCTACGLCAVACPAEAIQMVAAEREKGEENLYREEKYAAVYEVNMLRCIFCGLCEEACPKQAVYLRHDEFVPVFTERDQVIWGKDLLVEDMNNRYTRESWTKEEARALDAKRASGESTNVVPRAIP from the coding sequence ATGCAATTGACAAATCGCTCCAAGCAGGTTAGCAATAAAGAAATGACGCTGATGGAACGCGCCTATATTCCTGCGATCGCGACGGGATTGGCTATTACCATCAAGCACTTTTTCGCTAAAAAAGTAACGATCGAATACCCGGAAGTAAAAAGATATCTGGGACCGGTATTCAGGGGCAGACATATTCTGAAAAGAGACGAAGATGGTCGCGAGCGCTGTACTGCGTGCGGGCTGTGCGCGGTAGCTTGTCCCGCAGAAGCTATTCAAATGGTGGCTGCTGAGAGAGAGAAGGGCGAAGAAAATCTGTATCGCGAAGAGAAATACGCGGCAGTATATGAAGTAAATATGCTACGGTGCATTTTTTGCGGGCTTTGCGAAGAAGCATGCCCCAAACAAGCGGTATATCTGCGCCACGACGAATTCGTTCCGGTTTTTACAGAACGCGACCAGGTAATCTGGGGCAAAGATCTGCTGGTTGAAGATATGAACAACCGGTATACCCGCGAATCCTGGACAAAAGAAGAGGCACGTGCGCTGGATGCTAAAAGAGCGAGCGGCGAATCTACAAATGTTGTCCCAAGAGCTATCCCCTGA
- a CDS encoding NADH-quinone oxidoreductase subunit J family protein, giving the protein MNSTVSFFYFLSFLTILSAVMVVVSRNPIHSVLYLILTFFTLSGHYILLNAQFLAAVNIIVYAGAIMVLFLFVIMFLNMKQDNEESKTNLTKIAATIVGGTVFVILFGAYRKTAIPAFNPEGFDSQVGMIESLGHMLFRDYLLPFELASILLLVAMVGAVMLGKRELGERHF; this is encoded by the coding sequence ATGAATTCAACTGTATCGTTTTTCTATTTCTTATCCTTCCTCACCATTTTAAGTGCGGTGATGGTTGTGGTATCCCGTAACCCTATTCACAGCGTCTTGTATCTGATCCTGACATTCTTCACATTGTCTGGTCACTACATTCTGCTGAATGCACAGTTTTTGGCTGCGGTAAATATTATTGTTTATGCCGGTGCAATTATGGTACTCTTCCTTTTTGTAATCATGTTTTTAAATATGAAACAGGATAATGAAGAGTCTAAAACTAATCTGACCAAGATCGCTGCGACGATCGTGGGCGGGACTGTGTTTGTGATTCTATTTGGAGCGTACCGCAAAACCGCTATTCCTGCGTTCAACCCGGAGGGATTCGATTCTCAGGTAGGTATGATCGAAAGTCTCGGACACATGCTATTCCGCGATTACCTGCTGCCCTTCGAGCTGGCTTCCATTCTGCTGCTGGTAGCGATGGTAGGCGCTGTGATGTTAGGTAAACGCGAACTTGGAGAAAGACATTTCTAG
- the nuoF gene encoding NADH-quinone oxidoreductase subunit NuoF, translating into MAKKILTEHINVPGIETFDVYRKQGGYTAVEKAIKTMTPEEVVEEAKKSGVRGRGGAGFPMGMKWGFLAKPEGVPRYLVCNADESEPGTFKDHHLMKSIPHLLIEGMIISSYALGANKSFIYVRGELMYVIRILEKAIEEAKAQGFLGKNILGSGYDLELVVQPGGGAYICGEETALLESLEGKRGNPRNKPPFPAVKGLYQSPTVVNNVESIANMSWIINNGGDAYAAIGVGRSTGTKLISASGHIQKPGVYEIELGVSVDEFLNSDEYCGGIRKGHYLKALVAGGSSVPILPANLITKTANGEDRLMTYESLSDGGFATGTMLGSGGFIVFDETACIVRNTWNFSRFYHHESCGQCSPCREGTGWMEKVLHRIEHGHGSMHDVDLLVDISKKIEGNTICPLGDAAAWPVASAIRHFRDEFVWHITNPHEATQPGAVYRGEMELA; encoded by the coding sequence ATGGCTAAGAAAATATTAACGGAGCACATCAATGTACCTGGTATAGAAACCTTCGATGTTTATCGGAAGCAAGGTGGCTATACTGCCGTTGAAAAAGCTATTAAAACCATGACACCGGAAGAGGTGGTGGAAGAGGCGAAAAAATCGGGTGTGAGAGGAAGAGGCGGTGCGGGTTTTCCGATGGGTATGAAATGGGGCTTTCTGGCTAAACCGGAAGGTGTTCCCCGCTATCTGGTTTGCAATGCGGATGAATCGGAGCCGGGTACATTCAAAGATCACCATTTGATGAAATCGATCCCTCACCTGTTAATTGAGGGAATGATCATATCAAGCTATGCCCTGGGCGCGAACAAATCGTTTATCTACGTGCGTGGTGAGCTGATGTACGTGATCCGCATTCTGGAAAAGGCAATTGAAGAAGCAAAGGCACAGGGATTTCTTGGTAAAAACATTCTTGGTTCCGGTTATGATCTGGAACTGGTTGTACAGCCAGGTGGCGGTGCATATATATGCGGGGAAGAAACGGCATTGCTGGAATCTCTCGAAGGAAAACGTGGTAACCCACGTAACAAGCCTCCATTTCCCGCGGTGAAGGGTCTGTATCAAAGCCCTACTGTTGTGAACAATGTGGAGTCCATCGCCAATATGTCGTGGATTATCAATAACGGCGGAGATGCTTATGCGGCGATCGGTGTGGGCAGAAGTACAGGAACCAAGCTGATTTCCGCTTCCGGACACATTCAGAAACCGGGTGTTTACGAAATTGAGCTGGGTGTGAGCGTGGATGAATTTTTAAATTCCGACGAATACTGCGGCGGAATCAGAAAGGGGCATTACCTGAAAGCGCTGGTAGCGGGAGGTTCTTCGGTTCCTATTCTACCGGCTAACCTGATCACGAAAACTGCAAATGGCGAAGACAGGTTAATGACCTACGAATCACTTTCCGACGGCGGTTTTGCGACCGGTACCATGCTCGGGTCGGGTGGTTTTATTGTTTTTGATGAAACTGCTTGTATTGTCAGAAACACCTGGAATTTCTCCCGCTTTTATCACCACGAATCTTGTGGCCAATGCAGTCCCTGCCGTGAAGGTACCGGCTGGATGGAAAAGGTATTGCACCGCATTGAACACGGCCACGGCAGTATGCACGATGTGGATTTGCTGGTAGATATTTCAAAGAAAATTGAAGGAAACACAATTTGTCCGCTCGGGGACGCTGCTGCCTGGCCTGTTGCCAGTGCGATACGCCACTTCCGCGACGAATTTGTCTGGCATATAACAAACCCTCACGAAGCTACGCAACCAGGGGCCGTTTACCGAGGTGAAATGGAGCTGGCGTAA